In Gymnogyps californianus isolate 813 unplaced genomic scaffold, ASM1813914v2 HiC_scaffold_78, whole genome shotgun sequence, one genomic interval encodes:
- the LOC127029118 gene encoding uncharacterized protein LOC127029118, with product MDSCLYFNYSGRNRTTVQNISSSLSIYRNNTAWCNYTSPNISKSSNAPLALPSGVFFICGNCAWGGIPSHIKGGPCSLGRLTLLTPNTSIIFNHRRSKRSTHAFKAECRDDVEFWNSEKIIMASIAAPGVAASQALTTLNKLGCWLTKQTNATSQALSSLLLDVDSVRHATLQNRAAIDFLLLAQEHGCEDLDGMCCMNLSDHSESIHRSIQQLKEGVKKLQVDDGWGWIESLFSNWGINNWLKGLIKIGLILLCAICGLLLIIPCLLSCLQRALQRMVNTAFWVEKQKGGIVGFAGSVASRLEQLDIALKDIE from the coding sequence atggacagctgtttgtattttaattattcagggcGCAATCGAACGACGGTGCAAAATATCAGCTCGTCTCTGtccatatatagaaataatacagcctgGTGCAACTATACTAGCCcgaatatttccaaatctagcaACGCGCCTCTGGCGCTTCCCTCAGGGGTCTTTTTTATCTGTGGCAATTGCGCATGGGGAGGGATACCATCTCATATAAAAGGAGGGccttgcagtttggggaggctcactttgctaacaccaaatacatcaataatttttaatcaccGGCGCTCCAAGCGATCGACCCACGCCTTTaaggcagagtgcagggatgatgtggaattttggaacagtgaaaagataattatggcTTCTATAGCTGCGCCAGGGGTGGCAGCCTCGCAGGCCTTAACCACACTAAATAAGTTGGGATGTTGGCTAACCAAGCAGACTAATGCTACTTCTCAAGCCttgagtagtttgcttttagatgttgaTTCTGTAAGACACGCAACTTTGCAAAATCGCGCAGCaattgattttttgcttttagcacaggAGCACGGGTGTGAAGACCTTGAcggtatgtgttgtatgaatcTCTCTGATCACTCGGAATCTATTCACCGTAGCATTCAACAATTGAAAGAGGGAGTTAAAAAGCTACAAGTTGATGATGGATGGGGTTGGATAGAAAGTCTTTTTAGTAACTGGGGAATTAATAATTGGCTTAAAGGTTTGATAAAGATTGGGCTAATTTTATTGTGTGCTATTTGTGGCCTCCTTCTCATTATTCCGTGTTTGctatcctgtctgcaaagggccctgcagaggatggtaaacactgcattttgggtagaaaaacaaaaagggggaattgtggGATTtgcagggagtgttgcgagccgccttgaacaattagacatagccttgaaagacatagaatga